In Anopheles cruzii chromosome X, idAnoCruzAS_RS32_06, whole genome shotgun sequence, one genomic interval encodes:
- the LOC128273366 gene encoding actin nucleation-promoting factor WASL translates to MRQSTGERTDLADRSHFAASKVNRPSLLLTNDENNQLFHLLGRRCQTLATAVVQLYSTQSPAHASWVKRCTGALCFIKDNVRKSYYFRLFCLKIKQMVWEQELYEKIEVSQPKSYLITFEGQDGIVAFNFATDDEATGFMNTTITTLHNRNRRRDERNKRNSNRNDPPSVRPPPPLHEGGTTGSTGLPDSDMAVTYRMKQPFTSQGVLPTVQQYPNQQQQQLQLVNQPHQKPRKTKGMGKLQKSDIGSPSNFKHVTHVGWDPQSGFDLIGEEESLKPFLEKAGVRDQHLKDRDTCAFIYDFIQTNNVLDTVKSEQSNGRKKPPAPPPNGQRNPPPPPPHRSLPPLPPITPPKVVSGTPPSRPPPMLQSVTEPLVTPSPPPPPPPPPPLTIGGPTLSPPLPSVKTSPPAIPSNDVGDIGDSRSALLDSIRKGTSLKKVDQSVLNAGSSADMRVDLMSEIQAGFQLRPVANRELSGPGDRNSASGGDVGTDALADALRRALAERGRVIRSSDEDESDSNSNNTDWED, encoded by the exons ATGCGCCAATCCACCGGAGAGCGGACGGACTTAGCGGACCGTAGCCACTTTGCCGCAAGCAAGGTGAACCGCCCGAGCTTGCTGTTGACTAACGATGAAAACAACCAACTCTTCCATCTACTTGGTCGTCGCTGTCAG ACTCTTGCAACAGCGGTGGTACAACTGTATTCAACACAATCGCCAGCGCACGCTTCGTGGGTTAAGCGGTGCACTGGGGCTCTCTGTTTCATTAAGGATAACGTGCGCAAGTCATACTACTTCCGGCTTTTCTGTCTGAAAATTAAACAGATGGTTTGGGAGCAAGAGCTGTATGAAAAAATCGAAGTATCGCAACCTAAGTCTTACCTTATCACATTTGAGGGTCAG GATGGTATTGTTGCGTTCAACTTCGCGACCGATGACGAAGCGACTGGATTCATGAATACCACTATTACAACGTTACACAACCGAAATCGAAGACGCGATG AGCGCAATAAACGCAACAGTAATCGGAATGATCCTCCGTCTGTAAGGCCTCCTCCTCCTCTACATGAAGGAggaaccaccggaagcaccggctTACCTGACTCAGATATGGCTGTCACCTATCGGATGAAGCAACCTT TTACGAGCCAGGGTGTATTGCCGACTGTCCAGCAGTATCcaaatcaacagcaacaacagcttcAGCTCGTAAACCAACCGCACCAAAAACCTCGCAAAACAAAGGGTATGGGTAAGTTACAGAAATCGGACATTGGATCACCGTCAAACTTTAAGCATGTAACGCACGTCGGTTGGGATCCCCAGAGTGGATTCGACCTAATCGGTGAAGAGGAGTCTCTGAAGCCATTCCTAGAGAAAGCTGGAGTACGAGACCAGCAC TTAAAAGATCGCGATACGTGTGCGTTCATATACGACTTTATCCAGACGAACAACGTACTTGATACGGTAAAATCAGAACAAAGTAACGGTCGTAAGAAGCCACCCGCACCTCCGCCG AATGGACAAAGGAATCCACCTCCACCACCTCCTCATCGTTCTTTGCCACCCTTGCCACCGATAACGCCGCCAAAGGTGGTCAGCGGAACTCCACCATCGCGGCCTCCACCGATGCTGCAATCAGTGACGGAACCTCTGGTTACTCCAAGTCCTCcacctcctccgccgccgccgcctccgctaACAATTGGAGGACCAACACTATCACCACCGCTACCATCGGTTAAAACCTCACCTCCGGCTATTCCGAGCAATGATGTTGGAGATATTGGAGACTCAAGATCTGCACTTCTTGACAGCATACGGAAAGGAACTTCGCTTAAG AAGGTTGATCAGAGTGTGCTTAATGCTGGCAGCAGTGCGGATATGCGCGTGGATTTGATGAGTGAGATACAAGCAGGCTTTCAGCTGCGTCCAGTTGCGAATCGTGAGTTGAGCGGGCCCGGTGACCGGAATAGTGCTAGCGGTGGTGACGTAGGCACAGACGCGCTCGCTGATGCACTGCGTCGAGCACTCGCTGAGCGTGGTCGTGTTATTCGTTCGTCGGATGAAGACGAGAGCGATTCAAACTCGAATAACACGGATTGGGAAGATTAG
- the LOC128267086 gene encoding serine/threonine-protein kinase Warts, with protein sequence MKNKQQQQTPKKQKKQQQDHQSKSSTTAGPITNRHYQQHHQHHQLQQLLPSQQQPQQQPQQQQQQQQQQSQPNQQQQQQPAQLQQKKNLDTMLSSSYYIYMSAGTQLQMAPQTTIVQQVGQDQTHHHPHHMQQQHYSGGQQQQQQHSQVTASQQTSAAAAALAAAVGNLSTVATTSLTGGGSGGATGSGNGPLHHHHNNNKDQDSNMSTGSSHSDKELEAIAVATAAATAATATCTCGVATAPTPEKVARVPAERKRKRKAPDDNGGPGGGGGGAAGGGVETAAGIVDARGGGVGGAAGVGGHLRDSRDNVKGPRLSLPLSDTKINDYFPKQQPPAGTLLRAHPAVTVATTGAGSAQPAGGRGGPTNSSSTSTGGGAGIIGAINNSSAVVVVDGGQTNQISQHLPVVGSSAGGGGSGGVSPTPQQQQQQQQDPFSRPQRQPTSVNASVLVPPSSSAATAAAAAAAAAVAAAAAAMSALTPTASSTGTSILNASAAATAALPGVVSVVSSAPQQKTNSAQPAQLQKQLQQSLSQQQQREQKQSTTHSTVQQHSIAGSQTNGGGGSGGVSGASSGQSQMTLPNSLQKQQTAVVVAAAQQTATITTGGGGGAGGGMQQSLQNTSQHHPSGQQSKSTGGGLGTTTKSGIPTSSAAATAVVVVTSSAATVIPSGVAAAAAAAAAAAANHHLSTTGVGSEGGGGGIVLPLSGSSNINLLLSSSSNSSNSNNSSTGSTSNGAAAAAGDGTAGGGTVGGGASKASIASSLAAGGGAAVLGSGNSSTGAAQVPTAGSPSTLSAPTSAPEAGGTAGVSASAAASASSLVTTAVAAAPPPIMATKQVQTDLTQADISEREHDFDASRTRVDELARLSDEQKCQISTHQKVIEQHKSHINKCIEVVKKLLKQKSNIEKKEARQKCMQNRLRLGQFVTQRVGATFQENWTDGYAFQELAKRQEEITAEREEIDRQKKLLMKKRPTNSEGGRKRNNNNSGNTASSASASATGGGTATGAGGGGIGGSASGAGGASSGSNGGGSGGGSNAGSTGGSSLHNGNDSTFLKPDPVVSSGSTFTLQEYYECDEILKLRQNALKKEDADLQLEMEKLERERNLHIRELKRIHNEDQSRFNNHPVLNDRYLLLMLLGKGGFSEVHKAFDLKEQRYVACKVHQLNKDWKEDKKANYIKHALREYNIHKALDHPRVVKLYDVFEIDANSFCTVLEYCDGHDLDFYLKQHKTIPEKEARSIIMQVVSALKYLNEIKPPIIHYDLKPGNILLTEGNVCGEIKITDFGLSKVMDEENYNPDHGMDLTSQGAGTYWYLPPECFVVGKNPPKISSKVDVWSVGVIFYQCLYGKKPFGHNQSQATILEENTILKATEVQFANKPTVSNEAKSFIRGCLAYRKEDRMDVFALAKHEYLQPPISKHNRSSNQQNQHVGGNVTSNSGPGGGVGGGGGGGGGGGGSGGSGGAGGNPGGQQTSFSTGMFGNMNQSSSS encoded by the exons ATGTCGGCCGGAACTCAGCTGCAGATGGCACCACAAACGACAATAGTACAACAAGTTGGCCAGGACCAAACGCACCACCATCCACATcacatgcagcagcagcactatagcggtggccagcagcagcagcagcaacattcgCAAGTAACCGCATCTCAGCAgacttccgccgccgccgcagccctGGCAGCCGCTGTTGGCAACCTCTCTACGGTAGCAACAACTTCGCtgaccggcggcggaagtggtGGTGCGACTGGAAGTGGAAACGGGCCGCTG caccatcatcataaCAACAATAAGGACCAGGACTCGAACATGAGCACTGGTTCGTCGCATAGTGATAAGGAACTAGAGGCGATCGCGGTAGCAACAGCTGCTGCCACAGCCGCTACCGCTACCTGCACCTGTGGCGTCGCCACAGCGCCCACGCCCGAGAAGGTGGCGCGAGTTCCAGCGGAGCGAAAGCGCAAGCGGAAAGCCCCCGACGATAATGGTGGGcccggcggaggaggaggaggagcagcTGGTGGAGGAGTAGAAACAGCGGCGGGTATCGTCGATGCCCGCGGAGGAGGTGTTGGGGGGGCCGCGGGGGTTGGCGGCCATTTACGTGATAGTAGAGATAATGTTAAGGGCCCGCGGCTCTCTTTGCCGCTCAGTGATACTAAGATAAATGATTACTTTcccaaacaacaaccaccggcGGGCACGCTGCTCCGTGCGCATCCTGCTGTAACGGTTGCGACAACGGGGGCCGGTAGTGCGCAGCCGGCCGGAGGCCGAGGAGGGCCGACCAACTCCTCCTCGACCAGTACCGGCGGTGGAGCCGGTATAATAGGAGCAATAAACAATTCATctgcggtcgtcgtcgtcgacggtggtCAGACTAATCAGatc TCCCAACATCTTCCCGTGGTCGGGAGTAGTGCGGGAGGTGGTGGGTCCGGTGGTGTCAGTCCCacaccccagcagcagcagcagcagcagcaggatccaTTTAGCCGACCACAGCGGCAACCGACATCGGTTAACGCTTCCGTGTTAGTTCCTCCTTCTTCATCCGCTgccacggcagcggcagcagcagcggcagcagcagttgcggcggccgccgcagccatGTCCGCCCTCACCCCAACTGCGTCATCGACCGGTACGTCGATACTGAacgcgtcggcggcggcgacggcggcactaCCGGGCGTCGTTTCTGTCGTTTCCTCGGCACCTCAGCAAAAGACTAATTCGGCACAACCTGCCCAGCTACAAAAGCAACTACAACAGTCATtgtcacagcagcagcagcgtgagCAGAAACAGTCAACGACGCACTCGACGGTGCAGCAACATTCTATTGCTGGGTCGCaaacgaacggtggcggcggcagcggcggagtGTCCGGAGCATCATCGGGGCAGTCTCAAATGACACTCCCAAATTCGTTACAGAAGCAGCAaaccgcggtggtggtggcggcggcgcaacaGACCGCGACCATCACcactggtggcggcggcggcgccggtggcggtatGCAGCAATCGTTACAAAACACCTCCCAGCACCACCCTTCCGGGCAGCAAAGTAAGAGCACTGGTGGCGGACTGGGGACGACTACCAAAAGCGGTATTCCCACGTCGTCGGCGgctgcgacggcggtggtggtagtgacttcgtcggcggccaccgtgaTACCTAgcggcgttgctgctgctgctgctgctgccgccgccgccgccgctaacCACCACCTCAGCACTACTGGAGTGGGTAGCGAgggaggtggcggtggtatCGTCCTTCCATTGTCCGGCAGCAGTAACATCAACCTGTTACTcagtagcagtagcaacagcagtaaTAGCAAtaacagcagcaccggcagcaccagcaacggggccgccgccgccgccggggatGGTACAGCAGGAGGAGGTACCGTTGGCGGAGGTGCCAGCAAAGCGTCCATCGCTTCGTCCCTCGCCGCCGGCGGAGGAGCGGCTGTGCTGGGTAGCGGGAACAGTTCCACCGGCGCAGCGCAAGTGCCGACGGCGGGATCACCGTCGACACTCTCCGCCCCGACGTCAGCGCCGGAGGCGGGGGGGACCGCCGGGGTTTCAGCGTCCGCGGCAGCATCGGCTTCGTCGCTGGTGACGAccgccgtggcggcggcgccgccaccgatcatGGCCACGAAGCAGGTGCAGACCGATCTGACGCAGGCGGACATTAGCGAACGGGAGCACGACTTCGATGCGAGTCGGACCCGTGTCGATGAGCTGGCGCGACTGTCGGACGAGCAGAAGTGTCAGATCAGCACACACCAAAAAGTGATCGAGCAGCACAAGAGCCACATCAACAAGTGCATCGAGGTGGTGAAAAAGCTGCTCAAGCAGAAGAGCAACATCGAGAAGAAGGAGGCGCGCCAGAAGTGCATGCAGAACCGGTTGCGGCTCGGCCAGTTTGTGACGCAGCGTGTCGGCGCCACCTTTCAGGAAAACTGGACCGACGGTTACGCATTTCAGGAGCTCGCAAA GCGCCAGGAAGAGATAACGGCAGAGCGGGAGGAAATCGATCGGCAGAAAAAGCTGTTGATGAAGAAGCGCCCCACCAACAGCGAGGGTGGTCGGaagcgcaacaacaacaacagcggcaACACCGCATCGTCGGCGTCCGCGTCGGCTACCGGCGGGGGAACtgcaaccggtgccggtggcggtgggatCGGTGGTAGCGCTAGCGGTGCGGGTGGGGCTTCCAGCGGTAGTAACGGTGGAGGCAGCGGCGGGGGCAGCAACGCAGGATCGACCGGGGGGTCGTCACTGCACAACGGCAACGACAGCACGTTCCTGAAGCCCGACCCGGTCGTCAGTAGCGGCTCGACCTTTACGCTCCAGGAGTACTACGAGTGCGACGAGATACTGAAGCTGCGCCAAAATGCGCTCAAAAAGGAGGATGCCGATCTGCAGCTGGAGATGGAAAAGCTGGAACGGGAGCGAAACTTACACATCAGAGAGCTTAAGCGGATACACAACGAGGATCAG TCACGATTCAACAATCATCCCGTACTGAACGATCGGtacctgctgctgatgctgcttgGTAAAGGAGGATTTTCCGAGGTGCACAAGGCGTTTGATCTTAAGGAGCAACGTTACGTCGCGTGCAAGGTGCATCAGCTGAACAAAGACTGGAAGGAGGATAAGAAAGCCAACTACATTAA GCATGCGCTGAGAGAGTACAACATACACAAGGCTCTCGATCATCCACGTGTTGTGAAGCTGTACGACGTGTTCGAAATCGATGCGAACTCCTTCTGCACCGTGCTCGAGTACTGCGACGGACACGATCTGGACTTTTACCTGAAGCAGCACAAAACGATTCCTGAGAAGGAGGCGCGCTCGATCATCATGCAG GTTGTGTCGGCACTGAAGTATTTGAACGAGATCAAGCCCCCGATCATCCACTACGATCTGAAGCCGGGCAACATCCTGCTAACCGAGGGTAACGTGTGCGGTGAGATCAAAATTACCGACTTTGGTCTGTCGAAGGTGATGGACGAAGAAAACTATAATCCCGACCACGGTATGGATCTCACGTCACAAGGTGCTGGAACTTATTG GTACTTGCCACCGGAGTGCTTTGTTGTCGGCAAGAACCCACCGAAGATCTCCTCCAAGGTGGACGTTTGGAGCGTAGGCGTTATTTTTTACCAGTGTCTTTACGGGAAGAAGCCGTTTGGCCACAACCAGTCACAGGCCACCATACTCGAGGAGAACACGATCCTGAAGGCAACGGAGGTTCAATTTGCTAACAAACCGACCGTCTCGAACGAGGCAAAG AGCTTTATCCGCGGATGCCTCGCGTATCGGAAAGAGGATCGCATGGATGTGTTCGCACTGGCGAAACATGAGTATCTGCAGCCGCCAATATCGAAGCATAATCGGTCGTCGAACCAGCAAAATCAGCACGTTGGAGGTAACGTGACCAGCAATAGTGGGCCCGGCGGgggcgttggtggcggcggcggtggcggtggtgggggCGGTGGTTCAGGTGGATcaggcggtgccggtggcaaccCGGGAGGCCAGCAAACCTCTTTCTCCACCGGCATGTTCGGCAACATGAACCAATCGAGCTCGTCTTAG
- the LOC128273323 gene encoding uncharacterized protein LOC128273323 — MPASCAILDCNLKYTHTQDVSFHKFPFKNPELLKQWIAFTGRDASWQPTQWSSICSRHFQATDFRECPYRKMLCNNAVPLIRDGGGLRENDIVVTSVYEISTTEEVLEQYDGCYPAEELDFSGQNEVQFNPPGVGLMEAIEEELQEADLTEITCRVCGVVYSRATDKLLFDLSQSAGVIGKYLPFVNLDLPNLPRKICLDCLKVVNGFSTFCDNILRAQTDLEYRFLCDGSVVAEPSPASASIRSAPDAASKPMKIKQEPINFIKEEKIEGANSGHLRKEKDPPAPDAIPAASGMIFKPVQTFANDKNRIILFGNASGKDRASDTQRDSSKNCEILEIVNLYPSEPPIVDITNATITEMQPYENTLQPPLLPATATGTPMMADGRLKVENTADVEADQDDYYLPLPDVLHLINTFEEHSYTKLPIQADDKDEIFNDLKTGNPQPADGTATRELKCIEDNEPSGVGWLCGDCGQAFRTHRKMLYHRMLTCAVRRKVAQYCRRCKRKFASAHRLRVHRMAALCPKRPQRQKQFDLKAILARNKVPPPAPPASTTSTDYDSVPLGGDGRLKRSRYPCSLCERSYISLSNMRRHIVTHRPMAEWNHKCGICLKIFDKLIDLKKHLHDSLCSNHPINPQQDSPTEDIAVGESATVVASSQAQIDRLLYVCSTCNKHYRSYNSLKVHESVHTGIRAYICEKCGRRFSGQMNLVQHRLTHSELRQYHCEQCPKVFKRKGGLSQHVRGIHLKIRPFRCETCGHTYALKADMTRCRHSKLKDATAS, encoded by the exons ATGCCTGCCTCGTGCGCAATACTGGATTGCAATCTAaaatacacgcacacgcagGACGTTTCGTTTCACAA GTTTCCGTTCAAAAATCCCGAGCTGCTCAAGCAATGGATCGCATTTACCGGTCGCGACGCAAGTTGGCAACCAACGCAATGGAGCTCCATTTGCAGTCGGCACTTTCAGGCGACCGATTTCAGGGAGTGTCCTTACCGAAAAATGCTTTGCAACAATGCGGTTCCACTGATACGGGACGGCGGGGGGTTACGGGAAAACGATATCGTCGTCACCTCCGTGTACGAGATAAGTACCACGGAAGAGGTGCTAGAGCAGTACGATGGCTGCTACCCGGCGGAAGAGCTGGATTTCTCCGGACAGAACGAGGTTCAGTTCAACCCGCCCGGGGTCGGTCTAATGGAGGCAATCGAAGAAGAGCTGCAAGAAGCTGACTTAACGGAGATCACTTGCCGGGTGTGTGGCGTAGTGTATAGCCGCGCGACCGACAAGCTGCTGTTCGATCTAAGCCAATCCGCCGGCGTTATAGGCAAATATCTACCCTTCGTGAACCTTGACCTACCGAACCTCCCGCGGAAGATTTGTCTCGACTGCTTGAAAGTGGTGAACGGATTTTCGACATTTTGCGACAACATACTGAGAGCCCAAACTGACCTAGAGTATCGCTTCCTGTGCGATGGGTCCGTCGTTGCCGAGCCATCTCCGGCCTCGGCTTCGATCCGAAGCGCCCCGGATGCCGCTAGCAAaccgatgaaaataaaacaggaaCCCATCAATTTCATCAAGGAGGAGAAGATCGAGGGTGCCAATAGTGGACACTTGCGGAAGGAGAAGgacccaccagcaccggaTGCAATCCCGGCCGCAAGCGGCATGATCTTCAAGCCGGTCCAAACCTTTGCTAACGACAAAAATCGCATCATTCTCTTCGGTAACGCCAGCGGCAAGGATCGCGCGAGCGATACGCAGCGGGATTCGTCGAAAAACTGCGAAATCCTGGAGATAGTGAACCTCTACCCAAGTGAACCACCGATCGTGGACATTACGAATGCCACGATCACGGAGATGCAACCGTACGAGAACACGCTGCAaccgccactgctgccggCCACTGCGACCGGAACACCGATGATGGCAGATGGCAGACTGAAGGTGGAAAACACGGCCGATGTTGAGGCGGACCAGGATGATTACTATCTACCTCTGCCCGACGTGCTGCATCTGATCAATACGTTCGAAGAACACAGCTATACGAAACTTCCCATTCAGGCGGACGATAAGGATGAAATATTTAACGATCTTAAAACCGGCAACCCGCAGCCGGCGGATGGTACGGCCACTCGCGAGCTGAAGTGCATCGAAGACAACGAACCTTCCGGTGTCGGTTGGTTGTGCGGTGACTGTGGTCAAGCGTTTCGCACGCACCGCAAAATGCTGTACCACCGAATGCTGACGTGTGCCGTGCGTCGAAAGGTTGCCCAGTACTGTCGGCGGTGTAAGCGAAAGTTTGCCTCGGCACACAGGCTTCGAGTACACCGGATGGCAGCACTGTGTCCGAAGCGACCGCAGAGACAGAAACAGTTCGACCTGAAAGCGATCCTCGCACGGAACAAAGTTCCGCCGCCGGCCCCaccggccagcaccaccagcaccgactACGATTCCGTACCTCTCGGTGGCGACGGTCGGCTAAAGCGCTCGCGCTACCCTTGCTCGTTGTGCGAGAGGTCGTACATATCGCTGTCGAACATGCGCCGCCACATCGTCACACATCGACCCATGGCCGAGTGGAACCACAAGTGTGGTATTTGCTTGAAAATCTTCGACAAACTGATCGATCTCAAAAAACACCTGCACGACTCGTTGTGCAGTAATCACCCCATCAATCCGCAGCAGGATTCACCCACCGAGGACATCGCGGTCGGCGAGTCGGCGACGGTAGTAGCATCATCGCAGGCGCAGATTGATCGGCTGCTGTACGTGTGCTCCACCTGCAACAAGCACTACCGATCGTACAACAGTCTCAAGGTGCACGAGTCCGTGCACACCGGCATTAGGGCGTACATCTGCGAGAAGTGCGGCAGGCGGTTCAGTGGCCAAATGAATCTCGTGCAGCACCGACTAACGCACTCCGAGCTCCGCCAGTACCACTGCGAGCAGTGCCCGAAGGTGTTCAAACGCAAAGGTGGACTCAGTCAGCACGTACGGGGCATCCATCTGAAAATTCGGCCTTTCCGGTGCGAAACGTGTGGTCACACATATGCGCTCAAAGCCGACATGACGCGGTGTCGACATTCCAAGCTGAAAGATGCCACCGCCTCATAG
- the LOC128267075 gene encoding serine/threonine-protein kinase/endoribonuclease IRE1-like, which produces MKTGTATGPGGGSYSETIDLGDGEMRVGNIRFNEQNVLGKGCRETSVFVGSFGDRKAAVKRMRADCFRMADCEVAALCKSDEHENVVRYYCTEQDRQFQYIAIELCAGTLEDYVDDNTPPAIVGARTMPVSLREKIFPLDILRQATKGIIHLHGLGIVHRDIKPQNILLSLPDDRGCVRVKISGFSLCKKLNYGKESLSQNSGVTGTNSWIAPKMQFGQRVTIYLLQTFGMQSLKSKNYVKEQFAWRHYYWYLTNEGIEYLRAYLHLPSEIVPSTLKRAARSEPQRARPQSGPRPDGPKSGEDRQAYRRTQQTGPADKKGDVGAGTGDLEFRGGFGRGNRM; this is translated from the exons ATGAAAACGGGTACTGCCACTGGGCCTGGTGGCGGGAGCTACAGTGAAACGATAGACCTCGGTGATGGGGAAATGCGCGTGGGAAACATCCGTTTTAACGAACAGAATGTGCTCGGCAAGGGTTGTAGGGAAACGTCCGTGTTTGTGGGTAGCTTCGGGGATCGGAAAGCGGCGGTAAAACGTATGAGAGCCGACTGTTTCAGGATGGCCGATTGCGAAGTGGCGGCACTGTGCAAGAGCGATGAGCACGAGAATGTGGTGCGTTACTATTGCACCGAACAGGATCGACAGTTTCAGTACATTGCCATCGAGCTGTGTGCCGGTACGTTGGAGGATTACGTTGACGACAATACGCCGCCAGCGATCGTAGGTGCAAGGACGATGCCGGTGTCACTGCGAGAGAAAATCTTTCCCCTCGATATCCTGCGCCAAGCCACGAAAGGAATTATACACCTCCACGGACTGGGCATCGTCCACCGGGACATAAAACCGCAAAATATTCTGCTCTCCCTGCCCGACGATCGAGGGTGCGTGCGGGTCAAGATCTCGGGCTTTAGTCTGTGCAAGAAGCTGAACTACGGAAAGGAGAGCTTGTCGCAAAACTCGGGTGTGACCGGCACCAACTCATGGATCGCTCCTAAAATGCAGTTTGGCCAGCGTGTCACCAT CTACCTTCTGCAGACATTTGGAATGCAGTCGCTGAAGTCGAAGAACTACGTAAAGGAGCAGTTCGCATGGCGCCACTACTACTGGTACCTGACCAACGAAGGCATCGAGTATCTGCGCGCCTATCTGCATCTGCCGTCCGAAATCGTTCCATCGACGCTCAAGCGTGCAGCACGCTCAGAGCCGCAGCGGGCCCGGCCACAGTCGGGACCGCGTCCGGATGGTCCGAAGTCTGGCGAAGACCGACAGGCCTACCGCAGAACACAGCAGACAGGTCCCGCGGACAAGAAGGGGGACGTCGGTGCCGGAACGGGTGACCTAGAATTC CGTGGTGGGTTTGGTCGTGGAAATCGCATGTAA
- the LOC128273376 gene encoding sin3 histone deacetylase corepressor complex component SDS3-like, producing the protein MSQSKHTAAGDSGNDGGPLDHQDNVQRTAGFTRRQQFPMPEPDDDDDFEDSGEGTDDATEDEYASSQHLEIKEQMYQDKLANLKKQVQEVKHQTHAEYMRRLRFLQDELEDRLVLNDCSQDYQTSCAERDCILEKNAASKEYEEKKTELKENVVNDLEDRKKMIEHEFSTMELNSDSIDVKPTVTRKLRRRPNEPLPVPEKRRKPTTGQLIFLLDDKEVENDLKLISRGKPISGRLHQANGGATSGGASNSGASGSGGTGTSGSNISSSGTNSSGAGVSHSAASGSVSSSVVLRANESGMEQNGASSNDRAQSLNQSLTSAQYSSGQQQSHQPLMETRIEDGKLLHERRWFHRGQPVFVEGKDLSRFSANISAIGSEAIWVKKTLDGQKVRIFLSHLRRNKVSIKRRAN; encoded by the exons ATGTCGCAATCTAAACATACGGCTGCAGGCGATTCCGGTAACGACGGGGGGCCGTTAGACCACCAGGACAATGTTCAGCGTACGGCCGGATTTACCAGGCGTCAGCAGTTTCCGATGCCTGAgccggacgatgatgacgacttTGAGGACAGTGGCGAAG GTACGGATGACGCAACCGAAGACGAGTATGCCAGCAGTCAACACCTGGAAATAAAGGAACAGATGTATCAAGACAAACTAGCTAACTTGAAAAAGCAAGTTCAAGAGGTTAAACATCAAACGCATGCGGAGTACATGAGGCGTTTGCGGTTTCTACAGGATGAGCTAGAAGATCGCTTGGTGCTGAACGACTGCTCGCAGGACTACCAAACTAGCTGCGCTGAGCGGGACTGCATTCTGGAGAAGAACGCCGCCTCCAAGGAGTACgaagagaagaaaacggaGCTTAAGGAGAATGTTGTGAACGATCTGGAGGACAGGAAGAAGATGATCGAGCACGAGTTCTCGACGATGGAACTAAATAGCGACTCCATCGACGTTAAGCCGACTGTGACGCGCAAGCTGCGCCGCCGTCCAAACGAACCGCTACCGGTACCTGAAAAGAGGCGTAAACCGACCACCGGTCAACTAATCTTTCTCCTCGACGACAAGGAGGTTGAGAACGATCTGAAGCTGATCTCGCGCGGGAAACCTATCTCTGGTCGCTTGCATCAGGCCAACGGTGGGGCAACGTCCGGTGGTGCCAGCAACAGTGGTgccagtggcagtggtggaactggcaccagcggcagcaacatATCGTCTTCTGGGACGAACAGCAGTGGTGCAGGCGTTAGCCATTCCGCCGCTTCCGGATCCGTGTCTTCAAGTGTCGTTTTACGTGCCAACGAGTCCGGTATGGAACAAAATGGGGCCTCGTCCAACGACAGAGCACAAAGT CTGAACCAATCGTTGACCAGCGCCCAGTATTCATcggggcagcagcagtcgcacCAACCACTGATGGAAACGCGTATCGAGGACGGAAAGCTGTTGCACGAGCGTCGCTGGTTCCACCGTGGCCAGCCGGTCTTTGTGGAAGGCAAAGATCTGTCTCGCTTTTCGGCCAACATCTCCGCTATCGGTAGCGAGGCGATTTGGGTGAAGAAGACACTCGATGGTCAAAAGGTGCGCATCTTCTTGTCACACCTACGCCGCAATAAGGTGTCCATCAAGCGTCGCGCCAACTAA
- the LOC128273442 gene encoding 40S ribosomal protein S10b-like translates to MFMPKAHRVAIYEYLFKEGVLVAQKDFYAPKHPELETIPNLHVIKTMQSLKSKNYVKEQFAWRHYYWYLTNEGIEYLRAYLHLPSEIVPSTLKRAARSEPQRARPQSGPRPDGPKSGEDRQAYRRTQQTGPADKKGDVGAGTGDLEFRGGFGRGNRM, encoded by the exons ATGTTTATGCCCAAAGCTCATCGAGTCGCCATCTACGAGTACCTTTTCAAAGAAGGGGTACTAGTGGCCCAGAAGGACTTTTACGCGCCGAAGCACCCTGAACTGGAGACAATCCCCAATCTGCACGTCATTAAGACGATGCAGTCGCTGAAGTCGAAGAACTACGTAAAGGAGCAGTTCGCCTGGCGCCACTACTACTGGTACCTGACCAACGAAGGCATCGAGTATCTGCGCGCCTATCTGCATCTGCCGTCCGAAATCGTTCCATCGACGCTCAAGCGTGCCGCACGCTCAGAGCCGCAGCGGGCCCGGCCACAGTCGGGACCGCGTCCGGATGGTCCGAAGTCTGGCGAAGACCGACAGGCCTACCGCAGAACACAGCAGACAGGTCCCGCGGACAAGAAGGGGGACGTCGGTGCCGGAACGGGTGACCTAGAATTC CGTGGTGGGTTTGGTCGTGGAAATCGCATGTAA